Proteins from one Variovorax sp. PBL-E5 genomic window:
- a CDS encoding DUF262 domain-containing protein: MRNRDDFQDGAPSRQGFYEVLLQDETTTIAEWRQRDKRIGKTWWEHRSEHPSIAKTPQPLTRVKGYRKASAQAIEQALHRELTEAEQVEVAYRKLRGSNLDRLAVRMPVVERRRLRLGMAVTFGALPECVVVGLHEDDEYVTIRYRNLKRESGQMVGAGFEYLTSHWLEVFETAAEKGTSVCRPSLLERTVFSNGDLLGLVSRVGHFGVDDSPDYQRGYAWTADDKDRYLDSLFCGRDLGRFIFVNYGYTRPAEVFDGKQRLSTLMELVQSRRAYKGIYWHEMLKRERRHVESRVVQVAEVPASKASRAELLQMFLDVNAAGVPQTEEHLNHVRRLLEAEQRNASAN; this comes from the coding sequence ATGAGGAATAGAGACGATTTTCAAGATGGCGCGCCGTCGCGCCAGGGCTTCTACGAGGTATTGCTGCAGGACGAGACGACCACCATCGCAGAGTGGCGCCAGCGCGACAAGCGTATCGGCAAGACCTGGTGGGAGCACCGTAGCGAGCATCCCTCGATTGCGAAAACTCCGCAACCGCTAACCCGGGTGAAGGGCTACCGGAAGGCATCCGCCCAGGCCATCGAGCAGGCTTTGCATAGGGAGCTTACCGAAGCCGAGCAAGTCGAGGTTGCTTACAGGAAGCTCCGTGGAAGCAATTTGGACCGGCTGGCCGTGCGCATGCCGGTTGTAGAGCGCCGCCGTCTGCGACTTGGCATGGCCGTTACATTCGGCGCCTTGCCAGAATGTGTTGTGGTCGGGCTGCATGAGGACGACGAGTACGTGACGATTCGCTACCGCAACCTCAAGCGTGAAAGCGGGCAAATGGTGGGCGCCGGCTTTGAATACCTGACGTCGCACTGGCTGGAGGTCTTTGAGACGGCCGCCGAAAAGGGTACGTCCGTCTGCCGCCCGTCGCTCCTGGAGCGGACGGTCTTTAGCAATGGCGACCTTCTGGGGTTGGTAAGCCGCGTGGGGCATTTCGGCGTCGATGATTCGCCCGACTACCAACGCGGCTACGCTTGGACCGCTGACGACAAGGACAGGTATCTCGATTCCCTGTTCTGCGGTCGTGACCTTGGCCGATTCATCTTCGTGAACTACGGATACACCAGGCCGGCGGAGGTCTTTGACGGCAAGCAGCGCTTGAGCACGCTCATGGAGCTTGTGCAAAGTCGCAGGGCATACAAGGGCATCTACTGGCACGAAATGCTGAAGCGTGAGCGCAGGCATGTCGAGTCCCGCGTCGTCCAGGTCGCGGAGGTTCCTGCCTCGAAGGCATCGCGCGCGGAGCTACTCCAGATGTTCTTGGACGTGAATGCCGCCGGCGTTCCGCAGACCGAGGAGCATCTGAACCATGTTCGGCGCCTGCTTGAGGCTGAACAGAGGAACGCGTCAGCCAACTGA